In the Pyrolobus fumarii 1A genome, one interval contains:
- a CDS encoding KEOPS complex subunit Pcc1: protein MRPRARIEVEVCDETKTKALYEALLVEASNPPDPTRGEMRVEKRETRIIIDVDARDYSSARALLNASLTLLATLWDTLREVDASVQKENRS, encoded by the coding sequence ATGCGGCCACGGGCAAGGATTGAAGTAGAGGTGTGCGACGAGACGAAGACAAAAGCCCTCTATGAGGCGCTCCTTGTCGAGGCTAGTAATCCGCCGGACCCAACCCGTGGCGAAATGCGTGTTGAGAAGAGGGAAACGAGGATAATAATCGATGTGGATGCGAGAGATTATTCCTCTGCACGTGCCTTGCTTAATGCTAGTTTAACGCTCCTGGCGACGCTGTGGGACACGTTGCGAGAGGTGGATGCTAGTGTGCAAAAAGAGAATAGAAGTTGA
- a CDS encoding Brix domain-containing protein has translation MSAAGRARIIVTTSHRPTQRVRSFAKDLASVLPEAVKINRGKATLQDLYYEAYNYGAERVVIIGVKKGNPGVIRVYKPGALPEEGLQLMATISLRGVRLRRETPGAQRIFGVKKLGIDARRVNSEEAARVVDVVLKSFLGKLVLHGEDEWEKYDVIGLMEEKGGIVELTFLCPHTRRVCGPTLRISAVTDAEAKVHVYLEKREVLRYAATGKD, from the coding sequence ATGAGCGCTGCGGGCAGAGCGAGGATAATAGTTACTACCTCGCATAGACCCACACAGAGAGTACGAAGCTTTGCTAAAGACCTAGCCTCGGTATTACCAGAGGCTGTCAAGATAAACCGTGGCAAGGCAACGCTCCAAGACCTCTACTATGAGGCTTACAACTATGGAGCCGAGCGAGTAGTGATAATCGGTGTGAAGAAGGGTAACCCTGGAGTTATACGAGTGTATAAGCCAGGCGCGCTACCCGAGGAAGGCCTACAACTCATGGCAACGATATCGCTTCGTGGTGTACGTCTGCGACGTGAGACTCCCGGTGCACAGAGGATATTCGGCGTTAAGAAACTCGGGATAGATGCGCGTAGAGTTAACAGCGAAGAAGCTGCTCGAGTAGTAGACGTGGTGCTGAAATCGTTTCTAGGTAAACTTGTACTTCATGGTGAAGACGAGTGGGAGAAGTACGACGTGATAGGCTTGATGGAGGAGAAGGGTGGTATCGTCGAGTTAACCTTCCTCTGCCCCCATACACGCAGAGTCTGTGGCCCAACACTAAGAATATCGGCTGTTACAGACGCAGAGGCAAAGGTACACGTCTATCTAGAGAAACGTGAGGTGTTGCGCTATGCGGCCACGGGCAAGGATTGA
- the moaC gene encoding cyclic pyranopterin monophosphate synthase MoaC, which produces MVDVTHKPVVYREAIAEGAIRLRPETIRAIREGRIEKGDVLTTAAIAGILAAKKTWDLIPLCHPLPLTHVDVKCEVSGEDRVVCRAKVVTSAKTGVEMEALTAVSIALLTVWDMTKKLEKDEEGQYPYTRIEYIRVVSKKKGGEA; this is translated from the coding sequence ATGGTTGATGTGACGCACAAGCCGGTCGTATACCGCGAAGCTATAGCAGAGGGTGCGATACGTCTGCGTCCCGAGACGATACGGGCTATACGAGAGGGGCGTATAGAGAAGGGTGATGTGCTCACAACTGCTGCGATAGCCGGTATTCTAGCTGCTAAGAAGACGTGGGACCTCATACCATTGTGCCATCCGTTGCCGTTGACGCATGTTGATGTCAAATGTGAGGTTAGTGGGGAGGATAGGGTGGTGTGCAGGGCAAAGGTAGTTACATCTGCGAAGACTGGTGTCGAGATGGAGGCGCTTACAGCGGTATCCATAGCTCTGCTCACAGTATGGGATATGACGAAGAAGCTAGAGAAGGACGAGGAAGGCCAGTATCCCTACACGCGTATCGAGTACATACGCGTTGTGTCTAAAAAGAAGGGTGGAGAAGCTTAG
- a CDS encoding ArsR/SmtB family transcription factor — translation MSLEEILGSPGRIRILRVLLNHGEVNITRLVRETGMHYRLVNRHLEVLKKHGVIVEKRYGRARIITLNRDNPLTRLLAEIFERLGEREQGPHG, via the coding sequence TTGAGCCTCGAGGAGATACTGGGCAGCCCTGGTAGGATACGCATACTCCGCGTGCTCCTCAACCACGGGGAGGTCAACATAACGAGGCTTGTGCGCGAAACGGGTATGCACTACCGGCTTGTCAATAGGCACCTGGAGGTTCTAAAAAAGCATGGTGTTATAGTTGAGAAGCGATATGGGCGTGCGCGCATCATCACGTTGAATCGGGATAACCCTTTGACTAGGCTTCTAGCTGAGATTTTCGAGAGGCTGGGGGAACGTGAGCAAGGTCCACATGGTTGA
- a CDS encoding ORC1-type DNA replication protein, with protein MPEGGTTRDIIESVLEKPSVFKSREKLDPDYVPEKLPHREQQLKQLAMYFRGIITDPGSTSHRALIVGPIGVGKTASARRFTMDFAEIARKRGLTLRMVYINCHAVRTLYSVVTSIASQLEIPMPTRGYSAREVFERVLEKLEERDEHAIIILDEFDYFIETSGNDAVYFLVRVYDEYPMFKRRMHYIFIMRDLKHLNMLNPATVNYLLKNVVTFQPYTVAQLYDILQYRAELSFYPGTVGDEVIRYIAELTGIDGHGEGNARQALQILTLAGEYADNEGSDRITIEHVRKAHALVNPHAVRIQDIILEGSLTLHQLLLLLAIIRVLRSKETEPYAKMGEVEQEYRAVCEEFGEKPRGHTQVYEYIRDLKLKGVIDAKPSGKGVRGRTTLIGLSAAPLDILEKTVIDAIRKFKAGDVP; from the coding sequence ATGCCGGAGGGAGGCACTACACGAGACATTATAGAATCTGTGCTCGAGAAGCCAAGTGTGTTCAAAAGTAGAGAGAAGCTCGACCCAGACTATGTGCCCGAGAAGCTCCCACACCGTGAACAGCAGCTGAAACAGCTTGCAATGTATTTCAGGGGTATAATCACTGACCCCGGTAGCACATCTCATCGTGCTCTCATAGTCGGGCCGATCGGTGTCGGCAAGACAGCTAGTGCTAGAAGATTCACAATGGATTTTGCCGAGATAGCGAGGAAGAGGGGTCTCACCCTACGCATGGTGTACATCAACTGTCATGCTGTTCGAACTCTATACTCGGTCGTCACGAGCATCGCGTCGCAGCTAGAGATACCTATGCCGACTCGAGGCTACTCTGCGCGTGAAGTGTTTGAGAGGGTTCTCGAGAAGCTAGAAGAGAGGGACGAGCATGCTATAATTATCCTTGACGAGTTCGACTATTTTATAGAGACTAGCGGGAACGACGCAGTATACTTCCTCGTGAGGGTGTATGACGAGTACCCAATGTTCAAGAGGAGAATGCACTACATCTTCATAATGAGGGATCTAAAACACCTCAACATGTTGAATCCCGCCACTGTCAACTATCTGCTCAAGAACGTTGTGACATTCCAACCCTACACGGTTGCCCAGCTCTATGACATTCTACAATATCGTGCAGAGCTATCCTTCTACCCGGGAACAGTTGGTGACGAGGTGATACGCTATATAGCAGAGCTGACTGGTATCGATGGGCATGGCGAGGGTAACGCAAGGCAAGCACTCCAGATATTGACGCTTGCAGGCGAATACGCGGATAACGAAGGCTCGGATAGAATAACTATCGAGCATGTGAGGAAAGCGCACGCACTAGTCAACCCACATGCAGTTAGGATTCAGGACATAATCCTCGAGGGTAGCTTAACTCTGCACCAGCTGCTACTCCTCCTCGCGATAATAAGAGTGTTGAGGAGCAAGGAGACAGAGCCGTATGCGAAAATGGGAGAGGTAGAGCAGGAGTACCGCGCGGTTTGTGAGGAATTTGGTGAGAAGCCCCGTGGCCACACGCAAGTCTATGAGTACATTCGTGACCTGAAGCTGAAGGGCGTTATTGATGCTAAGCCATCGGGTAAGGGCGTGAGGGGCCGTACGACGCTCATAGGGTTGAGTGCAGCGCCTCTGGATATCCTCGAGAAGACCGTGATAGATGCTATTCGTAAGTTTAAGGCGGGCGATGTGCCTTGA
- a CDS encoding endonuclease III domain-containing protein, protein MSLCSWQVIYEKLRSSLPRPSPERFVALYAKERGASLFALIVGVVLSQNTNDRNAIEAFRRLAEALGGVVTPEAVLRTPRDRLEEAVKPAGMYRRRVETILGIARFFVENPWVEKSLCKMGIENARKLLLGLRGVGPKTVDVVLMNYCGFPVFPVDTHISRILERWGVRGGYEEKRKWGEIFFPPEVRREMHMLLIELGRRYCRPGRPRCDECPVRECCPYTGQVEMGRGRKAASTDSNGE, encoded by the coding sequence TTGTCCCTCTGTAGCTGGCAGGTAATATATGAGAAGCTTCGTAGTTCCCTTCCCAGGCCCTCCCCGGAGAGATTTGTAGCCCTATACGCCAAGGAGCGTGGCGCAAGTCTCTTCGCGTTGATTGTGGGTGTCGTCCTTAGCCAGAATACAAACGACCGTAATGCTATCGAAGCATTTCGAAGACTTGCTGAGGCTCTTGGTGGTGTGGTTACACCCGAGGCTGTGCTGAGAACGCCTCGGGACCGTCTAGAGGAGGCGGTGAAGCCGGCAGGCATGTACAGGAGGAGGGTTGAGACCATACTGGGTATTGCTAGGTTCTTTGTTGAAAACCCGTGGGTCGAAAAGAGCCTATGCAAGATGGGTATAGAGAACGCTCGTAAACTGTTGCTCGGTCTGCGCGGCGTCGGTCCAAAGACCGTTGATGTCGTGCTCATGAACTATTGTGGTTTTCCGGTTTTCCCCGTGGATACGCACATCTCGAGGATATTGGAGAGGTGGGGTGTCAGAGGCGGCTACGAGGAAAAGAGGAAATGGGGAGAGATCTTCTTCCCGCCAGAAGTCAGGCGTGAGATGCACATGCTGCTTATAGAGCTTGGTAGGCGGTATTGTAGGCCGGGGCGCCCGAGGTGTGACGAGTGTCCCGTTCGAGAATGTTGCCCCTATACGGGGCAGGTGGAGATGGGTAGAGGGAGGAAGGCCGCTAGTACTGATAGCAACGGCGAGTAA
- the eno gene encoding phosphopyruvate hydratase — protein sequence MRGAASVFSDEAFRIIDVRGRMILDSRGDPTVEAEVVTEGGGVGRAAAPAGASRGRHEAVELRDEGRAWAGRGVERAVNVINSVIAPALIGLDSRKQREIDALLCKLDGTHEKRILGGNSIVAVSLAVAKAAAATAGLPLYRYLGGPGAYVMPVPLLNIINGGAHAGNELSFQEFMIVPVGADSFREAMRIAVEVYKALRRLLIEKYGKMAVNVGDEGGFAPPMRENREALSALVDATKRAGYEPGVDVVYALDVAASQFYNEERGVYIVDGKELDREKMIEYLVSILDEFPVRSVEDPLYEEDFEGFAVFTREASKRGVLVVGDDLYTTNPERLERGIRVGATTAVLVKVNQIGTLTEALEVVNMAHRAGMRAIISHRSGETEDTTIAHLAVGLGTGLIKTGAPARGERTAKYNELLRIEEELGGEAFYPGETVLRPGEPLRYPSLLG from the coding sequence GTGCGGGGGGCAGCGAGCGTGTTTAGCGACGAGGCTTTCCGTATCATTGATGTGCGTGGTAGGATGATACTAGACTCGAGGGGCGATCCAACAGTAGAGGCGGAGGTTGTCACTGAGGGTGGCGGTGTTGGCCGGGCTGCTGCGCCAGCCGGGGCTAGCAGGGGTAGGCACGAGGCGGTGGAGCTTAGGGATGAGGGTAGGGCGTGGGCAGGGCGTGGTGTAGAGCGTGCAGTCAATGTGATAAATTCTGTCATAGCGCCTGCTCTCATAGGCCTAGACTCTAGGAAGCAACGTGAGATAGACGCGCTCCTATGCAAGCTTGATGGTACACACGAGAAGAGGATACTTGGTGGCAATAGCATAGTTGCTGTGTCGTTAGCCGTGGCTAAGGCTGCTGCTGCGACTGCCGGGCTGCCGCTCTACAGGTACCTAGGGGGGCCGGGCGCTTATGTGATGCCAGTCCCGCTCCTCAACATTATAAATGGCGGTGCGCATGCTGGCAACGAGCTTAGCTTCCAGGAGTTCATGATAGTGCCGGTGGGTGCCGATTCCTTCCGCGAGGCCATGAGAATAGCTGTTGAGGTCTACAAGGCTCTCCGGCGCCTCCTTATCGAGAAGTATGGTAAGATGGCGGTTAACGTTGGTGATGAGGGTGGTTTTGCGCCGCCGATGAGGGAGAATAGGGAGGCTTTGAGCGCGCTGGTAGATGCTACTAAGAGGGCGGGGTATGAGCCAGGAGTGGATGTTGTGTATGCACTTGATGTTGCAGCTTCTCAGTTCTACAATGAGGAGCGTGGCGTGTACATAGTTGATGGGAAGGAGCTTGATAGGGAGAAGATGATAGAGTATCTGGTATCGATTCTTGATGAGTTCCCTGTGCGTAGTGTCGAGGATCCGCTCTATGAGGAGGACTTCGAGGGCTTTGCTGTGTTCACCAGGGAGGCTTCCAAGAGAGGGGTTCTCGTGGTAGGCGACGACCTGTACACTACTAACCCTGAGAGGCTTGAGAGAGGGATAAGGGTTGGTGCGACGACGGCAGTGCTGGTAAAGGTTAACCAGATAGGTACGCTGACGGAGGCTCTAGAGGTTGTCAATATGGCTCATCGTGCGGGTATGAGGGCTATAATCAGTCACAGGAGTGGCGAGACAGAGGACACGACTATAGCACATCTGGCGGTCGGGCTTGGCACGGGCCTCATTAAGACGGGTGCTCCGGCTCGTGGCGAGAGAACAGCAAAGTACAATGAGCTTCTAAGAATCGAGGAGGAGCTTGGAGGCGAGGCGTTCTACCCTGGAGAGACGGTGCTGAGGCCAGGCGAGCCTCTGCGATATCCTAGCCTACTAGGGTGA
- a CDS encoding potassium channel family protein — translation MRILVIGAGQVGSHLARILALHDNDVIVVDKDPAKCQNLRESIEADIHVVQGDATDPSLYEEIDLSSIDVVVAATDRDEVNLFVATLARDYGVKRIIARVRSPLVAKLMEKIGVEYVITEPLVTAKLMASIIEGKYTAINLVPVFTGNYVLVSLSISETDTSVGKSLDELDLPRESRILAVFDGENMLDPMEVERLHPNYVVIALVRRDVVQEFIQAFR, via the coding sequence TTGAGAATTCTCGTGATAGGCGCAGGACAAGTTGGCTCGCACCTAGCACGGATACTCGCACTACATGACAACGACGTGATTGTCGTGGATAAGGATCCGGCGAAATGCCAGAATCTTAGAGAGTCTATAGAGGCCGACATACACGTCGTACAGGGAGACGCTACAGACCCGAGCCTCTATGAAGAGATAGACTTGTCAAGCATAGATGTAGTGGTCGCTGCAACCGATCGCGACGAGGTTAATCTCTTCGTGGCAACGCTCGCAAGGGATTATGGCGTTAAGAGGATAATAGCGAGAGTGCGTAGCCCCCTAGTTGCAAAGCTCATGGAGAAGATAGGCGTCGAGTACGTGATAACAGAGCCCCTCGTGACAGCAAAGCTAATGGCGTCTATCATCGAGGGGAAGTACACAGCAATAAACCTGGTGCCCGTGTTTACGGGCAACTATGTACTCGTGTCGTTATCGATATCAGAGACCGATACTAGCGTCGGCAAGAGCCTAGACGAGTTGGATTTGCCCCGCGAGTCTAGGATACTGGCCGTCTTCGATGGCGAGAATATGCTAGACCCTATGGAGGTGGAGCGTTTACACCCAAACTATGTTGTAATTGCACTTGTACGTAGGGATGTGGTGCAGGAGTTTATCCAGGCGTTCCGTTAG
- a CDS encoding mechanosensitive ion channel family protein, translated as MQLHTDVLRVFIALIPFAIAALILHFMKSRLGRLVERNILSRTLLSRLHSLAALVAYCIAALIALYTLTGAHEALYAAIALGLASIAPAIPILTNIYAYYVIMTEHIVAPGEMIILENGVRGTVHSVSLFSTILRTGRGEYITIPNKLLLEHIVRKEPMDRSVVELEVKLHGIRGRDASDTTERLEAVSNTLRRTLSEYRAAIRGLEASVALEALEGDTAVYRVTVYMVAASAKMLAGLVSRIITSLADYNPDVRIRSLEWLACRR; from the coding sequence TTGCAGCTCCATACTGATGTGCTCCGCGTGTTTATAGCCCTGATACCTTTCGCCATAGCCGCCCTCATACTACACTTCATGAAGAGCAGGCTAGGGCGCCTCGTGGAGCGCAACATATTATCAAGGACTTTATTGTCACGCTTGCATAGCCTTGCGGCTCTAGTCGCCTATTGTATAGCGGCGCTTATCGCACTCTACACTCTCACGGGCGCGCATGAGGCGCTGTACGCGGCGATAGCGCTTGGATTAGCTAGCATAGCACCAGCTATACCGATACTCACCAACATCTATGCATACTACGTGATAATGACAGAGCATATTGTTGCACCCGGCGAGATGATTATCCTCGAGAACGGTGTGAGAGGAACAGTACACTCCGTCTCACTGTTCTCAACCATATTGCGCACTGGACGCGGCGAGTACATCACCATACCAAACAAGCTACTTCTAGAGCATATCGTGAGAAAGGAGCCCATGGATAGGAGCGTTGTCGAACTCGAGGTGAAACTGCATGGTATACGAGGCCGCGATGCAAGCGATACAACCGAGAGACTAGAAGCTGTGAGCAACACACTCAGACGCACGTTAAGCGAGTACCGCGCAGCAATAAGAGGTCTAGAGGCCAGCGTCGCGCTAGAGGCTCTGGAGGGTGACACAGCAGTCTACCGCGTGACCGTATACATGGTCGCGGCTAGCGCCAAGATGCTGGCCGGCCTCGTCTCCAGGATTATAACGTCGCTCGCCGATTACAACCCGGATGTTCGTATAAGAAGCCTGGAGTGGCTGGCTTGTAGAAGGTGA
- a CDS encoding signal peptidase I codes for MIQTAIMEILVSILIAAVAALIIKTAWSSMGLTLVVVEGASMEPLFHSGDLVLVQHVPPQDIHVGDIIVYQGCGGKLIIHRVYLICNNGGTYCYVTWGDNNPAPDTPNMICSTCLCTLDGIYQAAVPYEKVVGKVVEAGGFIYKVPYIGALASLLRS; via the coding sequence GTGATACAGACCGCCATAATGGAGATACTCGTGTCGATTCTCATAGCAGCCGTAGCAGCTCTCATCATCAAAACGGCGTGGAGTAGCATGGGTCTAACACTCGTCGTCGTTGAAGGGGCAAGCATGGAGCCCCTCTTTCACAGTGGGGATCTAGTTCTAGTGCAACACGTGCCGCCACAAGATATCCACGTGGGCGACATTATCGTCTATCAGGGTTGTGGAGGCAAGCTAATCATACATCGTGTCTACCTCATTTGCAACAATGGAGGCACTTACTGTTATGTCACGTGGGGCGACAATAACCCAGCCCCAGACACGCCCAACATGATATGCAGTACATGCCTATGCACGTTAGACGGCATCTATCAGGCAGCCGTACCCTACGAGAAGGTGGTTGGCAAGGTTGTAGAGGCAGGTGGGTTCATCTACAAGGTGCCCTATATAGGCGCCCTTGCCTCGCTACTAAGGAGCTAA
- a CDS encoding DNA topoisomerase I, which translates to MVAGGCRPPRGYGLIIAEKPKAAAKIAEALGGRYARRCTAYGVPYWVLRVDGRLFVVAPAAGHLYGLYTDERGFPVFTYRWVPLDVAEGAKHARKFLALLATLCRDASIYINACDYDVEGSVIGYMIIRNLGDVRRAYRMKFSALTPTDIRRAFRRLEPLDWPMIEAGLARHELDWLWGINVSRALMEAVKLVTGKKVVLSAGRVQSPTLVEAAKREARRRLHVPYPRFNVQVWLAGREGRLKLTIASREKLIEAKRIADRVAARGYAFVSSVAGRREYVKPPPAFNLSDLQMEAARLYGYSPAFTQEIAEQLYLDGLISYPRTNSQKLPHTLDFRGILEGLASIPAYTQLVKRLLLETRGVLRPVQGPKEDPAHPAIHPTGAVPRRKLNRAEERIYDLIVRRFLAAFSKPAVVERVTATLDFGVVRVNVSGTRVLEEGWYVYYPFSRPKDDIPRVSRGERLRVERVVVETVYTEPPEAYTKAKLVRWMEEVGIGTEATRARIVETLFDRGYLRLSGGYVTVTDLGFAVAEVLEKFFPKLTSVAMTREFERLLEDIRRGIRRRAEVVEEAKRVLSLLLEDYKKRAMRDAGLMLAKSLRLVEAERPCVICGRESVDGRLCRFHLEALEALKRGFVEWRRRLGGIGWEEYLERVASLRETGMWVRDVAKYLLETGLAP; encoded by the coding sequence ATGGTGGCTGGTGGCTGCAGGCCGCCGCGAGGCTATGGACTAATAATAGCTGAGAAGCCGAAAGCGGCTGCAAAGATTGCAGAGGCTCTTGGAGGCCGATATGCGAGGAGATGTACGGCATATGGCGTACCATACTGGGTGCTCAGAGTTGATGGGCGCTTGTTCGTAGTTGCGCCGGCTGCTGGCCACCTCTACGGCCTTTATACCGACGAGCGTGGGTTTCCCGTGTTCACATACCGTTGGGTCCCCCTAGACGTGGCTGAGGGCGCCAAGCATGCTAGGAAGTTCCTCGCGCTGCTAGCCACCCTGTGTAGAGACGCTAGCATCTACATAAACGCGTGTGACTATGACGTAGAGGGCTCAGTCATAGGGTACATGATCATACGGAACCTGGGTGATGTGCGGAGAGCCTACCGCATGAAATTCTCTGCTCTGACGCCAACTGATATACGCCGTGCATTCCGCAGACTGGAGCCGCTAGACTGGCCGATGATAGAGGCGGGTCTAGCTCGTCACGAGCTAGACTGGCTCTGGGGTATCAACGTCAGCAGGGCGTTGATGGAGGCTGTGAAGCTCGTCACCGGCAAAAAGGTTGTGCTGAGCGCGGGTAGAGTGCAGTCGCCGACGCTGGTAGAGGCTGCTAAACGTGAGGCTAGGAGAAGGCTTCACGTCCCATATCCGCGCTTTAACGTGCAAGTATGGCTTGCTGGTCGTGAGGGCAGGCTGAAGCTGACTATAGCTTCGCGTGAGAAGCTTATCGAGGCCAAGCGTATAGCGGATAGGGTAGCTGCGCGTGGCTATGCTTTCGTCTCTAGTGTTGCAGGTAGACGTGAGTATGTGAAACCCCCGCCAGCGTTCAACCTAAGCGACCTCCAGATGGAGGCAGCTCGGCTCTACGGGTACAGCCCGGCCTTTACACAGGAGATAGCCGAGCAGCTATACCTCGACGGTCTCATAAGCTACCCTAGAACGAATAGCCAGAAGTTGCCTCACACCCTAGACTTCCGAGGCATACTTGAAGGCTTAGCATCTATCCCGGCCTACACGCAGCTAGTCAAGAGGCTGCTGCTCGAAACGCGTGGTGTGCTGAGGCCAGTGCAGGGACCCAAGGAGGATCCAGCGCATCCTGCTATACACCCGACGGGGGCTGTTCCTAGGCGGAAGTTAAACCGTGCAGAAGAGCGCATCTATGATCTCATAGTGCGTAGGTTCTTGGCTGCTTTCTCCAAACCGGCTGTTGTTGAGAGAGTGACTGCAACACTAGACTTTGGCGTAGTTAGGGTTAACGTGTCGGGGACACGTGTCCTCGAAGAAGGGTGGTATGTCTACTACCCGTTCTCTCGCCCAAAGGATGATATACCGAGGGTGTCCCGGGGGGAGAGGCTCCGAGTCGAGAGGGTGGTAGTGGAGACGGTTTACACTGAGCCCCCGGAGGCCTACACAAAGGCGAAGCTAGTAAGGTGGATGGAGGAGGTTGGGATTGGTACTGAAGCCACGCGCGCAAGGATTGTAGAGACGCTCTTCGACCGTGGGTATCTGCGGCTGAGCGGAGGTTATGTAACAGTCACTGACCTGGGATTCGCTGTTGCCGAGGTGCTTGAGAAGTTCTTCCCAAAGCTGACCAGCGTGGCTATGACGAGAGAGTTTGAGAGGCTACTGGAGGATATAAGACGCGGAATCAGGAGACGCGCTGAGGTGGTCGAGGAGGCTAAGCGTGTGCTTAGCCTGCTCCTAGAGGACTACAAGAAGCGTGCTATGAGGGATGCTGGCCTCATGTTGGCTAAGAGTCTACGTTTGGTCGAGGCTGAGAGGCCGTGTGTTATATGTGGAAGGGAGAGTGTTGATGGGAGACTCTGCAGGTTTCATCTTGAGGCGTTAGAGGCGCTTAAGAGGGGATTTGTTGAGTGGAGGAGGCGTCTAGGAGGGATAGGCTGGGAGGAGTATCTTGAGCGTGTAGCATCCCTACGCGAGACAGGCATGTGGGTACGTGATGTTGCCAAGTACCTGCTTGAGACTGGGTTAGCTCCTTAG